The sequence below is a genomic window from Selenomonas ruminantium subsp. lactilytica TAM6421.
CGCTGATCCGCTCCATCGAGGGCAAGGCGGGCCGTCCCCGCATGAAACCGCCCTTTATCAAGGTCAGCGGCGTCTTTGCCCGCCCCACCTGCCTTAACAACGTGGAAAGCCTGTCGCTCGTTCCCCATCTGCTGTTGGACAAGGACACCTATATGAACTGCGGCATGGGCGAGTCCATCGGCACGAAGCTGGTCAGCGTGGCCGGCAATGTCAACAATCCCGGCGTCTTCGAGATCCCCTTCGGCACCACCGTGCGGGATATCATCTATAATTTGGCCGGCGGCCTCCAGCATGACCGGGAAATCCAGCTGATCCAGTTCGGCGGCGCCTCGGGCAAGGTCTCCGATGCCAGCATTTTGGACACCCCCTATACCTATGATGATCTGCGGGCAGCAGGCGTTATGGTAGGCTCCGGCGGCATGCTGGTCATCGACAAGCGCACCAGCGTATTGGATTTTCTGCGCATGAATCAGGAATTCTTCTCTGAGGAGAGCTGCGGCCAGTGCACGCCCTGCCGCGAAGGCAACCTCCATATCAAGATCATTTTGGACAAACTGGCCAAGGGCGAAGCCACGGAACAGGACATCAAGACCATGGGCACCATTGCCAAGGTCATGAGCATGTCCTCTCTCTGCGGACTGGGGGAAACGGCCCAGAACACCCTGCAGTCAGCCATGAAGAAATTCCCGGAAGTATTTGATCTCGGAGGTACCCAAGCATGAGCGAAATGAACGAAAGCCAGGAAATGGTGAAACTCACCATCAACAATATCCCCATCGAAGTGCCCAAAGGCACGAAAATCATGCAGGCCGCGCAGACGATTGGCATCGATATCCCGCACCTGTGCTACCATGAAGACCAGCGCATCAAGGCCCATTGCCGTCTCTGCTCCGTGGAGGTCACGGGCAAGAAGCGCCTGCTGGCTGCCTGCTCCACAGAAGTCTGGGAGGGCATGGATGTCCATACGGACACCCAGATTGTCCGCGACACCCAGGTGTCCATCCTCCAGCTCATGCTGGCCAATCACCATAAGGACTGCCTGAGCTGCCCCCGCAACCAGAACTGCGACCTGCAGCGCCTCTGCAGCCGCTTCAACATATTGGAATCCCACCTGCCCAGCGTGGTCAAGGAAGAGCCGCGGATTGAAACCAATCCGTCCATCGTCCGCGATCCCTCCAAGTGCATCCGCTGCGGCCGCTGCATCCGTGCCTGCAAGGACGTGCAGGGCATTGCTGCGCTGACCTACGCCGGACGCAGCAGCGACATCGTGGTGACCACAGCCTTCAACAAACCCATGGAAGCCACCGACTGCATCCTCTGCGGCCAATGCAGCCTCGTCTGCCCCACTGGCGCCATCGTGGAAAAGGACGATACCCAGAAGGTGCTCGATGCCCTGCAGGATAACACGAAACATGTGATTGTCCAGGTCGCCCCCTCTGTCCGCGTGGCTTTGGGCGATGCCTTCGGCCTCGAACCCGGCGCCATCGTCACGGGCCAGATGGTCACCGCCTTGAAGCTTTTGGGCTTTGACAAGGTCTTTGACACGAACTTCGGCGCTGACCTGACCATCATGGAAGAAGGCCATGAATTCCTGCACCGCCTCAATAACGACGGCGTGCTGCCCATGATGACATCCTGCAGCCCGGGCTGGGTGAACTATATGGAGAAGCACTTCCCCTCCTGCATCGACCACCTGTCCTCAGCAAAATCCCCCATGAGCATGTTCGGGGCCATTGCCAAGACCTATTACGCCCAGCAGGCCGGACTCAAGCCACAGGAAATCGTCACGGTATCCATCATGCCCTGCACGGCGAAGAAATTCGAAGCCGCCCGCCCGGAAATGGGGCGCGATGGGTATCAGGATGTCGATATCGTGCTGACCACCAGAGAGCTGATCAAGCTTATCAAATACGTAGGTCTGTCCATCGGCAAGCTGCCTGAAAACGACTTTGACAGCCCCCTGGGCCTGGCCTCCGGTGCCGGTGCCATCTTCGGCGCTACCGGCGGCGTAATGGAAGCAGCCCTCAGAACCGTCTACGAAAAAGTCACAGGCAAGACCTTAGAGAAAGTGGAATTCATGGATGTGCGCGGCTTTGACGGCATCAAGGAAGCCACCATCCATCTGCCGGGCCGGGACGTGCGCATCGCGGTCGCCCATACCCTCAAGAACGCCCGCAAGATCATGGAACAGGTCAAGAAGGGCACGAGCCCCTATGATTTCATCGAGATCATGGCCTGCCCCGGCGGCTGCATCGGCGGCGGCGGCCAGCCCATCGGCACCACCAACGCCATCCGCAAGCAGCGCATTGCGGCCCTCTATGAGATCGACAGGACCCTGCCCATCCGTAAATCCCACGAAAATCCGGACATTCAGACACTCTACCAGGATTTCCTGGGCGAGCCCTTGAGCGAAAGAGCCCATGAACTGCTGCATACCCACTACCATAAAGTAGATAAACCTTATCAGTTCGACTAAAAAACAGGCGCTGAAATTTCAGCGCCTGCTTTTTTATTTATAGCTTGATATCCGCAAAACTATCCACGATTTCATCCGCCAAGGTCAGATCCTGCTCGCCGGAATTCGGATTCCGATAGGCCACGCAGTACATGCCCGCCGCCTTGGCCGCCCGTATGCCGTTGGTGGTGTCTTCCACCACCATGCAGTCCTCCGGCTTGACGCCCAAACGCTGGGCACTGATCAAATAGATGGCCGGATGGGGCTTGCTTTCCGGCAGCTCTCCTCCAGAAAGAATGGATGTAAAAAACTTCCGGATCCCGAAATTATCCAGCACCGCATTCATGGCCCGCACATTGGAAGATGTGGCCAAGGCCAAGGGAACGCCGGCCTCATGCAGCCTTTGGATAAACTCCACACAGCCTGCCACCGGTTCAATGGCCCCACTTTCCAACACTTCCAGATAATGCTCATGCTTGTAAGCGGCCATATCAGACGCCGTCACATCCGTACGCCCATGCTTTGCCAGCGTCTCGCCGAAAATCACCCGGCTCGTGCGCCCCATATAGTGAATCAAATCCGCCTCGTCAAAGGGCAGGCCGAAATGAGCAAAGGTATCCATTTTCACCCGGCTGTGAATGGGTTCACTGTCGATGATGACACCATCCATATCAAAGATAACCGCTTTTTTACTCAGCAATATTCCTACTCCTCTTAACCAGCCCCTTGAAGCTTTCCACATCCATGGGTTTGGCAAAATAATAGCCCTGAACCTCCCGGCAGCCGATGCGCTCCAGGAAATCCAACTGTTCCTTGGTTTCCACACCTTCCACCACGACATTCATATGCAGCCGCTGGCCCAATTCCACAACGGTCTCCATAATGGCTCCCGCCCGGCTGGACTTATCCACTTCCTGCACAAAGGCCATATCGATCTTGAGCACATCCACTGGCAGATCCTTCAGCATGGACAAGGAAGAAAAACCACTGCCGAAATCATCCATCATCACAGGGAAACCATTGCCACGGAAAGCCCGGACCATGGCCATAAGCTGATGGGGATTCTCCACATAGGCACTTTCCGTGATCTCCAGCTTCAACAGATTAGGTTGTAAATCGTATTTTTTCACCAACCCCTGCAGGAATTCCAGCAGATCATGACTGAAGAAATTAAGCCGGGAAACATTGACGGAAATCGGCACCGGCTCTACGCCTTCATCCAGCTGGGAGCGCAGCACCTTGCAGGCCTCTTCCCACACATAGCGATCCAGTCGCACGATAAAGCCATTTTTCTCAAAGATCGGAATGAATTTGCCAGGCATAATCATCCCTTTGGGATAATTCCAGCGCACCAGCGCCTCTGCCCCAATGACCTGTTTTTCCTGCAGGCCATAGACCGGCTGCAGCTTGATCACGAACTGCCGCTCCTGCAGCGCATACTCCATATTGCGAACGATCATCTGCTCTTCAATCATCTGATCCCGCATAGCCTTATCATAGAAGGCATACCGGGGCATATACTTCCCCTTGACACGATTGAGAGCCATATGGGCGCGGTCACACATCTGATCCACTGGCAAGAAGGCATTCTCCACCGGATAGACTCCCGCATAGAAAAGCACATTGTGGCTGATTCCCAGAGACTGGATGGTGCTATCCAATCCGGCAATCACAGTATCCATATCCAATTTATCCGTAGGCATGCACAAGGCAAAATGATCCGCCTCAATACGGGCACAGATGCCATCTTCCCCCGCCAGCACATCCAGATAATACGCTGCAGTCTTCAGAACCAGATTTCCCGTCTCAATGCGGAACAGGTCATTGACCACCTTAAAGCAGCTGATATCCATATAGACAATGCTATAAGGGGTCTGATAATGCGCCTGCATGCGCTCTGAAGCCCGCCGGTAAAAAGCCTCCCGATTGAAGATTCCCGTCAGAGGATCCCGCTCGGCAAATTGATGCATTTCCGCCAATTGACGGTTCTGGGCCACTTGCGCCGCCCGGCGCCATTCATTCTCCTCTCTGGCCATAACGTTCCGAATGCGGCAACGCACAATGGTGGGATTATAGGGTTTGGTGATGAAATCCGCTGCCCCCATCTCCATGGCCCTGGCCTCACTGTCCCCATCATTGTTAGCCGTCATGACCACCACAGGGATACCCATATACTGGTCATCCTGTTTCATAAAAGCCAGCACCTGGAAACCATCCATGATCGGCATAACCAAATCCACCAGCACAATGCTCACATTATGCTCGGTAAGAGCCTGCAGAGCCTCCTGGCCATTCTCTGCTTCTATGATCGCATAATCTTCCTGGAAAAACTGGGTAAGCACCACCCGATTGATTTCCACATCATCTACGATTAACATCACAGGTTTGTCGTCCACAATATCGCCTTCTTTACTGTGTGAGTTTTTATCTCGCCCATAGGTATACTGTTTTTATTATACTACATAAAGCAGAAAAAATCCTGCTATCTGTAAGGAAAAACTCCCCGCTTCCTCATGGCGAAAGGCGCAACCTTGTCTTGCAGGAACAAAGTTGCGCCTTTCGTCAAAAGCTTTATGTAAATTCTAGAACCTTGCCTGGAAAACAAGATTCAAGAGGAAAAGAAAGCCCAGGATATAGCTGAGCGCATGAACCTCGCGCCCATTGCCATTCAGACATTTCAATAGGGGATAGGCGGCGAAGCCAAATGCCAGGCCAGTTGAGATACTGCCCGACAGAGGAATCAGCACCACCACCAAAAATGCTGGGAACCATTCAGAAAAATCATCAAAAGTCATATATTTAAGCTGCTGCATCATCATGGCTCCCGTAATGATGATCACCGGGGCAATAGCTGCCGCCGGCACATATGCAAGCAGGGGAATGAAGAACAAAGAGAGAATAAACAGGATAGACGCCGTAAGCGCCATCAGTCCCGTACGGCCGCCGCTGGCAATGCCGGCTGCACTCTCCGCTGCCGCCACTGTCGGGCTGGTGCCCATCACGCTGGAAAGAATCGTCGTGATGGCCGACCCCTTGAAGGTCCTGGCAAACTTGGCCTGATTGGGCAGGATGCCCTCCAAAAGCCCCATGGTCTCGAAGACCATGATCATGGACATGGAAAAGACTGCCAATAAAAACGGAATACTCAACAACCGGGAAAAATCAGCCTGCATGAACAGCTGCGGATAATCACCGACCGTGGCCAGATTGACACTGACCGGATTTGCCTCCCTGATTCCCAGGAAATACCCCAGAACGCTGGTCACCACAATGGCAATGAAGAAACTTCCCATCACCTTCCGCAGGTAAAGCCCCAAACTCAGGATCAGACCAAAGATTGCCAGCAGCGCCGCAGGATCAGTCAGCGACCCCAGTTCGATGATGGTATTCGTGCCCCGGCGAATCAGCTGAGCTTTCTCCAGACCAATCTCCACCAGGAACAGCCCTATGCCTACGGTAATGGCACATTTCAGCGAAGGCGGTACTGCCCGGCTGAGCTTGCCCGCCAGCCGCGTACAGGCCACCAGCGCAAAAATCACACCGGATAACAGCGAAATCGCCAAAGCCTCATGCCAGCTGAGCCCCATCTGTACGCAAATCGTGTAAGTAAAGAAGGCATTAATCCCCATGCCCGGGGTGAGCACGATGGGAGCATTGGCCACGAAAGCCATCAGCAGGCAGCCAATCACCGATGAGAAGATCGTGGCAAAAACAGACAACTCCACCGGAATACCCGCATCAGCCAAAATCAGGGGATTGACAATTATGATATAAGAGATTGCGAAAAATGCCGTAATCCCGGCCACAATCTCCCGCTGCCAGACCTTAGGATGACTCAGGGCATGACCAAACAAATTCCGCATGCTTCGCACTCTCCCTTCATTGTTTATCATTTCATAAACATTGTACCCATTTGCCCGCTAAAAAAAAAGGACATTCGTCCAAAATATGTCCTTTTTTTCCGCAAAGAAATGCTTTATAATAAATGGATACATTTTCCCATTCACGACAGAAAGGATTTCGACTATGGAATTAGACTTCATCCTGGCCCATATGCCAGAAGAAATACGGCGGCAGACCACCCACAAGACCTATATGAGCGGCGAAACCATCGTGCGCAAGGGCGAAGATGCCAAGCATGTCTACCTCATAACCAAGGGCAGCACCCGCGTCAGCAACGAATTCGCCAGCGGCCAGCGCTACACCTTCGCCGCCTTAGGCGAAGCCGACATCATCGGCGATCTGGATGTATTGGCTGGCAAAAGCGTCTACGCCGCCACCAATGAAGCAGACAGCACCTGCGAAGTCATCGCCATGCGGGCCGAAACCTTCATCCAATGGATGCATCTGGATAACGAATTTGCCGTGGCCGTAGCCCGCATGCTGGCCGCAAAAATGTATCCCACCTCCAACGAAGCCGGCCGCATCAAATTCCTGCCCAGCCTCGAACGCCTCCATAGCTACCTCTTGAAGCGTCTTGGTGATATCGAAACCGACCTCTTCATCCTGCACACCAGCCGCCAGCAGATTGCCGACGACATCGGCACCAGCGTAAAAACCGTCAACCGCGGCGTGCTGAAACTGAAAGAAGCCGGCCTCATCACCCTGTTCCACGGCAAGATCACCATCAACAAAGAACAGCAACAGGCCCTGAAAGACGCCCAGGTCGAAGAATAAAGCACACAAAAAACGGGAACCTTTCCGAAGAAAGGTTCCCGTAAACTATGCAATCTGGTGCTCGCCGAGGGATTCGAACCCCCGACCCCCTCCATGTGACGGAGATGCTCTAGCCAACTGAGCTAGGCGAGCAACATGGTGGGGTTAACAGAATTCGAATCTGTGACCTCCTCGATGTCAACGAGACACTCTAACCAACTGAGCTATAACCCCATGTCATATATCTAACGACAGGACTTAGTATAACACAATGAGTGCCTCGTTGCAATAGGGAAGGTCTTAATTTCTTAAAAATTATTGCCAGTCCCATCAGACATAGCGAATAAATGCCGCTGTCTATGCCATTCTCATTGCAATCCCGAAGCATTTTCCACCAACGTGGTCTTCCCCGTAGCGCTCTGTCCGCGAATAACGGTCACATCAAGCCGGATTTTAAACTGCAATCGTCGGCTGTTTATCACAAGATCATAGCTGCCACGCAAATCTCTCACCCAATCTTGTACAGCGTAAGAATCTTCATTTACAAATCATTTATAGAACTGCCATATAATTTTTTTATACTCTTTTCCATTTTTTGAAACTCCGGTATATATCTATTCATGATAACATACACTAATTCATTTGCCTTTTTTCCATCATATATATGCGTTAAATCATTTCTTTGATCCAACATTTCCAACCATATATCTTCATCAAAAAAATCATAGATTTTATAGGCCTCTTTTATAATAGTCCTGGGCGAACCAGATGCTGCAATAGGACGACCTTCATATTTGATCAATTCCTTAATCAACTTCCAGCCCAACTCAAACTGCACAAAAAACTTATCAATGATTCCACTAATTATAAATTCATTTTGCAAATCTTGCTCTGATGCTTTTGATAATATATGCAAATTACTACAAAAATTATCATACTTTTTCATATATAATAACTCCGTCTCTTTTTATTTCGCTTTTTAATTCATCCGATACCTTTTCATCCATATCAACAATATCAAAAGTCAAAAGTGTCCATACCTTCTCATCAACATCAAAAGCGAAATTGGTAAAATCACGGCATCCATATACAGCTATATCCACATCGCTTTTCTCAGCACTATCTTCTCTTGCACGAGAACCGAATAATAAAATTTTTTTCACATCATATTGTCGGGCCAATTTAATCAAATCTGTTTTAATTTTTTCAGGCAAATCCATATTTGGCACCTCACAACCAATTATCTTCGATATTCTTTTGCAGCTTCAGAAACATCGGCAAGAATCGTTCCTGCGCATCTTTGATTCCCCACAATCGCCTTTAGATTAGCCAGTGATTTGAAAAATTCAAATCACATTTGTTATATTTTTCATTAATTCATCATAGAATTCCCTCACGTCATTTTCCTGTATAGTCACTCTATCTTGCAGACGCTATAAAAATCGGATTCACTAATTAATTAGCAGTTTGAAAACTGCAATATTTGAATTATTCATCTACTGGTGAATAGTTTCCCATAATGCTATGTTTATAACCAAACTCAACAAATAATGTTAAAGTTTTTTATAAACTTTGTTGCTCATTAACTGCTCTCGACAAGCCGAGTAAGGGCAAGCCCTCACCAAGCAAGCGGTCTACGCAGCAACTACCACAACTGGACGTAGCACTACGCCCTCTAC
It includes:
- a CDS encoding complex I 51 kDa subunit family protein, whose translation is MSTQVRFLTKNFGAYDVSSIGAYMNIGGFKALRKAVTMDPEDICTMLSDAKIRGRGGAEYPLGRKWSQARAVKGENKVIICNADEGETTTFKDRELIKNDPFNLIEAMIIAGFVCGATDGYIYMRAEYACYRPILLNAIRQAKNYGFLGENILGKGFDFNIHLYSGGGAYVCGEGTALIRSIEGKAGRPRMKPPFIKVSGVFARPTCLNNVESLSLVPHLLLDKDTYMNCGMGESIGTKLVSVAGNVNNPGVFEIPFGTTVRDIIYNLAGGLQHDREIQLIQFGGASGKVSDASILDTPYTYDDLRAAGVMVGSGGMLVIDKRTSVLDFLRMNQEFFSEESCGQCTPCREGNLHIKIILDKLAKGEATEQDIKTMGTIAKVMSMSSLCGLGETAQNTLQSAMKKFPEVFDLGGTQA
- a CDS encoding Crp/Fnr family transcriptional regulator; this encodes MELDFILAHMPEEIRRQTTHKTYMSGETIVRKGEDAKHVYLITKGSTRVSNEFASGQRYTFAALGEADIIGDLDVLAGKSVYAATNEADSTCEVIAMRAETFIQWMHLDNEFAVAVARMLAAKMYPTSNEAGRIKFLPSLERLHSYLLKRLGDIETDLFILHTSRQQIADDIGTSVKTVNRGVLKLKEAGLITLFHGKITINKEQQQALKDAQVEE
- a CDS encoding NADH-dependent [FeFe] hydrogenase, group A6; this encodes MNESQEMVKLTINNIPIEVPKGTKIMQAAQTIGIDIPHLCYHEDQRIKAHCRLCSVEVTGKKRLLAACSTEVWEGMDVHTDTQIVRDTQVSILQLMLANHHKDCLSCPRNQNCDLQRLCSRFNILESHLPSVVKEEPRIETNPSIVRDPSKCIRCGRCIRACKDVQGIAALTYAGRSSDIVVTTAFNKPMEATDCILCGQCSLVCPTGAIVEKDDTQKVLDALQDNTKHVIVQVAPSVRVALGDAFGLEPGAIVTGQMVTALKLLGFDKVFDTNFGADLTIMEEGHEFLHRLNNDGVLPMMTSCSPGWVNYMEKHFPSCIDHLSSAKSPMSMFGAIAKTYYAQQAGLKPQEIVTVSIMPCTAKKFEAARPEMGRDGYQDVDIVLTTRELIKLIKYVGLSIGKLPENDFDSPLGLASGAGAIFGATGGVMEAALRTVYEKVTGKTLEKVEFMDVRGFDGIKEATIHLPGRDVRIAVAHTLKNARKIMEQVKKGTSPYDFIEIMACPGGCIGGGGQPIGTTNAIRKQRIAALYEIDRTLPIRKSHENPDIQTLYQDFLGEPLSERAHELLHTHYHKVDKPYQFD
- a CDS encoding nucleotidyltransferase family protein; its protein translation is MDLPEKIKTDLIKLARQYDVKKILLFGSRAREDSAEKSDVDIAVYGCRDFTNFAFDVDEKVWTLLTFDIVDMDEKVSDELKSEIKRDGVIIYEKV
- a CDS encoding HAD family hydrolase, with the translated sequence MLSKKAVIFDMDGVIIDSEPIHSRVKMDTFAHFGLPFDEADLIHYMGRTSRVIFGETLAKHGRTDVTASDMAAYKHEHYLEVLESGAIEPVAGCVEFIQRLHEAGVPLALATSSNVRAMNAVLDNFGIRKFFTSILSGGELPESKPHPAIYLISAQRLGVKPEDCMVVEDTTNGIRAAKAAGMYCVAYRNPNSGEQDLTLADEIVDSFADIKL
- a CDS encoding HI0074 family nucleotidyltransferase substrate-binding subunit; translated protein: MKKYDNFCSNLHILSKASEQDLQNEFIISGIIDKFFVQFELGWKLIKELIKYEGRPIAASGSPRTIIKEAYKIYDFFDEDIWLEMLDQRNDLTHIYDGKKANELVYVIMNRYIPEFQKMEKSIKKLYGSSINDL
- a CDS encoding NCS2 family permease, which produces MRNLFGHALSHPKVWQREIVAGITAFFAISYIIIVNPLILADAGIPVELSVFATIFSSVIGCLLMAFVANAPIVLTPGMGINAFFTYTICVQMGLSWHEALAISLLSGVIFALVACTRLAGKLSRAVPPSLKCAITVGIGLFLVEIGLEKAQLIRRGTNTIIELGSLTDPAALLAIFGLILSLGLYLRKVMGSFFIAIVVTSVLGYFLGIREANPVSVNLATVGDYPQLFMQADFSRLLSIPFLLAVFSMSMIMVFETMGLLEGILPNQAKFARTFKGSAITTILSSVMGTSPTVAAAESAAGIASGGRTGLMALTASILFILSLFFIPLLAYVPAAAIAPVIIITGAMMMQQLKYMTFDDFSEWFPAFLVVVLIPLSGSISTGLAFGFAAYPLLKCLNGNGREVHALSYILGFLFLLNLVFQARF
- a CDS encoding putative bifunctional diguanylate cyclase/phosphodiesterase, encoding MDDKPVMLIVDDVEINRVVLTQFFQEDYAIIEAENGQEALQALTEHNVSIVLVDLVMPIMDGFQVLAFMKQDDQYMGIPVVVMTANNDGDSEARAMEMGAADFITKPYNPTIVRCRIRNVMAREENEWRRAAQVAQNRQLAEMHQFAERDPLTGIFNREAFYRRASERMQAHYQTPYSIVYMDISCFKVVNDLFRIETGNLVLKTAAYYLDVLAGEDGICARIEADHFALCMPTDKLDMDTVIAGLDSTIQSLGISHNVLFYAGVYPVENAFLPVDQMCDRAHMALNRVKGKYMPRYAFYDKAMRDQMIEEQMIVRNMEYALQERQFVIKLQPVYGLQEKQVIGAEALVRWNYPKGMIMPGKFIPIFEKNGFIVRLDRYVWEEACKVLRSQLDEGVEPVPISVNVSRLNFFSHDLLEFLQGLVKKYDLQPNLLKLEITESAYVENPHQLMAMVRAFRGNGFPVMMDDFGSGFSSLSMLKDLPVDVLKIDMAFVQEVDKSSRAGAIMETVVELGQRLHMNVVVEGVETKEQLDFLERIGCREVQGYYFAKPMDVESFKGLVKRSRNIAE